In the genome of Primulina eburnea isolate SZY01 chromosome 13, ASM2296580v1, whole genome shotgun sequence, the window GCTAGTGTTACAAATGTTCTTCTCGATTTTATATTAGATATGGCTTATAAACTTTAAGAATATTACGTTGCGTCTTTTGGATTGACACTCTTATGGATTTATAACTTAATATTAGTGCTCTTGTTGAGAGTCTGTATAGTGGAAGGGGCGACATAGAAAAATGTTACCATCAGAAAATGTGAGTGAAAGCCGTCTATAATGGGTCACCGCGGACGTCGGTTTCTCAAAAGGTCGACAATGTTATAAATGTCTGACGTTGATATATTAAACTAATAAAGAATTACTTATAAACTCTAGAATATTACTCTACCTAATATGCAAATCTTTTGGGATGGTACCATTGTGGAATTCATAACCTAACAGCTAGTTTCAAAGCATAATCAAAATTGTTGGATGCCTCTAATTTATTGAATACCTCTAATTTCTTGAATAGAAAACTTCTAGTATGTATGCAGATATGATGTAGCGTTGGCGATTAATGCTTTGGGAGCCATGCACGTGGAAAACTTCGCAAGAAAATGTTCAAAATTAGAGACACTACTCCATGTCTCCACGGGTTAGTAATACCATATTCAAGCTTTTAAttgatttgaaaatttgaaacataTGAATAGGCTTTATTTTACCAGTACTCTGGTAAAATATTAAGGCTGAAAGCCAAAAAAATCGAAGTTAATACACCAAAATCAAACTTTGAAACTTAGCAGACCAAATAATAACAGCttgcctttttttttttattaccatGAATAGCATATGTGCATGGAAATGGTGTTGGACTCTTACCAGAGAGAGCATTTCATAAGGGAGACACCCTTGATGGAGCTAAGATATCTTATTTAGACATTAACACGGAGACGAAGATCGCGAAGGAAAGGTTGAGGGAACTTCAAACACAGAATGCAACAGAAAAAGAAATCACAAGGGCTATGAAGGATTTAGGCATTGAAAGGTTGTAGCCATTTCATATTTGAGTGTGGATGGGATATAAAAATTTTGATGAATCGAAACTTCTTAATTATAcaaattttgggatttttgAATTAATCAGAGCAATGCTACATGGATGGCCGAATACGTACGTGTTTACAAAGGCAATGGGAGAGATGGCTTTGGAGAATTTCAAGGAAAAGGCCAATCTTATTATATTACGTCCAACTATAATAACAAGCACCATAACAGAACcattctctggttggattgaagGTTTGAGGTAGTAATTTTTCTCATATTGTCGCGTTTATTGCATCGATGGATTTGATTTTcggaataaatttcaaattacgTACGTGCTACAATTATTAATGAAATTGTTTAACTAGATATAAAGTGGATTTTAAAATTTAGCCGGATTTTCTTCATTCAAAAAAGCATATGAATTTGAAACCCTAaaactatttatttttataattaatttgcaAACAATTCacgatttttaattgttaattaattTGTTGATGACAGAACTTTGGACAGCATCTTTGTTGCCTACGGAAAAGGGAAACTGAAATTTTTCGTAGGTGATCCTGGGTCAACACTTGACATGGTAAGTTGGTCTACCTATATATCTAACgtattatatttataattttaagaaACATTGCATGGTTCCTCAAAAGCATCGATTTAttataaaggagaaattttcTAAATATGTTATAGTATTTTCAACATTATTAGGACATAATTTTGGCAaatatttaagaattttatataGTTCGATTTTGTGTGTAACTGAAACAAAATTTAACAGATACCAGGAGACATGGTGGTAAATTGTATGATTACAGCAATGGCAGTAGCAGCCGCGCCACTTCCAAAAAGTGATGAATCAAGATTATCCATATATCATATTGGTTCATCGAAGTGTAATCCTCTAAAATTTGCAGACATAAAGTGGCTGATGTATCGGTTTCTAAGTGAGAACCCATTGTCGGATGGCAGAGGAAAACCTATAAAAGTAGGCCAACCTACAACATTAAATACCATGGCAAGCTTTCACAGATATATTACAACTCATTACTTACCATTTGTCAAGGTTAGTATCTATGTActttatagcccaaaaatatttcttattgtttatgcaaattttttatAGGAAAAATGGTATGTTAACTCTTTGAAGAACCAAAATTTCGCGATTCACCACTGGTATTTTGGTTCAGTGCAGCCATATGTCTGAAAAATGAGACAGATCTCGACTTCGAGAACCTGTAAACCTCATGTTATTAGTTGTGTTTTCGTTTACTTTTTTCCTTCTTGTTTACATATGCTATATGATGAACAAATATATACCACTCCTATGTTCTTACAATTATTGtattatatatgtttatttatatatttgattTTGCTGCAGGCATTGCAATGTGTGAACGTGATATGTTGCAACCATTTTGAAAGTGCATACACCAGTGCCAAACGACGTATCAGTCATGCTATGCGTCTAGCAGAGCTCTACAAACCTTACATATTCTTCCAGGGAATGTAGGTT includes:
- the LOC140809300 gene encoding probable fatty acyl-CoA reductase 4, translating into MEEIEIVQYFEGKTIFITGATGFLAKIFLEKILRVQPNVKKLFLLIRATSEKSIEQRLHEEIIGIDLFRVLREGMRDDLSSLLEKVIPISGDIANDNLGILDSELRHNMLQEIDIIVNSAATTNFDERYDVALAINALGAMHVENFARKCSKLETLLHVSTAYVHGNGVGLLPERAFHKGDTLDGAKISYLDINTETKIAKERLRELQTQNATEKEITRAMKDLGIERAMLHGWPNTYVFTKAMGEMALENFKEKANLIILRPTIITSTITEPFSGWIEGLRTLDSIFVAYGKGKLKFFVGDPGSTLDMIPGDMVVNCMITAMAVAAAPLPKSDESRLSIYHIGSSKCNPLKFADIKWLMYRFLSENPLSDGRGKPIKVGQPTTLNTMASFHRYITTHYLPFVKALQCVNVICCNHFESAYTSAKRRISHAMRLAELYKPYIFFQGIFDDANTKNLRMKIKSSQASMNLLNFDPKYVQWDEYFLKTHFVGITKYALK